The following are encoded together in the Methylomonas methanica MC09 genome:
- a CDS encoding transposase yields MNWLELFNEVCARFNWVCHAYCLMSNHYHVVVETVEGNLSKGMRQLNGVYTQTFNRRHRRVGHVFQGRYKAILVEKDSYLLELSRYVVLNPVRALMVNDVADWPWSSYRATVAQAPLLQCLQVAWLLRQFGLNRAQAMERYQDFVRAGVGLPPVWEGLRNQIFLGDKPFVEKLQRQINAESQDLKEIPKAQRRALGSPLSDYVETIPDTKQGIRQAYESGDYTMQQIADAFGVHYSTVSRAVKKKGFRDA; encoded by the coding sequence TTGAACTGGCTCGAATTGTTCAATGAAGTTTGCGCCCGGTTTAATTGGGTTTGCCACGCCTATTGTTTGATGAGCAATCATTACCATGTGGTGGTCGAGACGGTAGAAGGGAATTTATCCAAGGGCATGCGCCAGTTGAATGGCGTTTACACACAAACCTTCAACCGTCGGCATCGGCGCGTCGGCCATGTATTTCAAGGACGCTATAAAGCCATCTTGGTGGAAAAAGACAGCTATTTGCTCGAGTTGTCCCGTTACGTGGTGTTGAATCCGGTACGCGCGCTGATGGTTAATGATGTCGCGGATTGGCCTTGGAGTAGTTATCGGGCGACGGTTGCTCAAGCGCCGCTGTTGCAATGCTTGCAAGTTGCGTGGTTGTTGCGGCAATTTGGTTTGAATCGAGCGCAAGCGATGGAACGCTATCAAGACTTTGTCCGAGCAGGTGTCGGTTTGCCGCCTGTTTGGGAAGGGCTTAGAAATCAGATTTTCCTAGGCGATAAGCCGTTCGTGGAAAAGCTGCAAAGGCAAATTAACGCCGAATCACAAGATCTGAAAGAAATCCCCAAAGCGCAACGAAGAGCGTTGGGCAGTCCGCTAAGCGACTATGTCGAAACTATCCCCGATACGAAACAGGGAATAAGACAGGCTTATGAGAGCGGCGATTATACGATGCAGCAAATCGCGGATGCTTTCGGCGTGCATTATTCGACAGTCAGTAGGGCGGTCAAAAAAAAGGGTTTTCGAGATGCTTGA
- the trpB gene encoding tryptophan synthase subunit beta, producing the protein MTDKYDMPDARGHFGPYGGIFVAETLMPAITELNEAYQRYLVDPEFIAELDADLRDYVGRPSPLYHAQRWSEHLGGAQIYLKREDLNHTGAHKVNNTVGQALLAKRMGKTRIIAETGAGQHGVATATVAARLGLECVVYMGAVDVARQALNVYRMKLLGATVVAVESGSKTLKDALNEALRDWVTNIDNTFYIIGTVAGPHPYPAMVRDFQAVIGREAKQQCIDQAGRLPDALVACVGGGSNAIGLFYPFIDDKSVKMYGVEAAGDGIDTGRHSAPLCAGRPGVLHGNRTYLMADDDGEIIETHSISAGLDYPGVGPEHSWLKDTGRANYVNITDDEALAGFHALTRMEGIIPALESSHALAYTMKLAPTMRKDQIIIVNLSGRGDKDMHTIMQREGISL; encoded by the coding sequence ATGACAGACAAATACGATATGCCGGATGCTCGGGGCCACTTCGGGCCTTATGGGGGTATCTTTGTAGCGGAAACGCTGATGCCGGCTATAACCGAACTGAATGAAGCGTACCAACGCTATTTGGTCGATCCGGAATTTATCGCCGAACTCGATGCCGACTTAAGAGATTACGTCGGCCGGCCGTCGCCGCTATATCATGCCCAACGCTGGAGCGAACATTTGGGCGGCGCGCAAATTTATCTGAAGCGGGAAGACCTGAATCATACCGGCGCGCACAAGGTGAATAACACCGTCGGTCAGGCTTTGCTGGCCAAGCGTATGGGTAAAACCCGCATCATCGCCGAAACCGGCGCCGGCCAGCACGGCGTTGCCACGGCAACCGTGGCCGCGCGTCTGGGTTTGGAATGCGTGGTTTACATGGGCGCGGTTGACGTGGCCCGTCAGGCGCTGAACGTTTATCGCATGAAATTGTTGGGCGCCACCGTGGTGGCGGTCGAATCCGGTTCCAAAACCCTGAAGGACGCCCTGAATGAAGCCTTGCGCGACTGGGTGACCAATATCGACAATACTTTTTATATTATCGGTACGGTGGCGGGGCCGCATCCTTATCCGGCCATGGTGCGGGATTTTCAGGCGGTTATCGGCCGCGAAGCCAAACAGCAGTGCATCGATCAAGCCGGCCGTTTGCCGGATGCCTTGGTGGCATGCGTCGGCGGCGGTTCCAATGCCATCGGTTTGTTTTATCCGTTTATCGACGACAAATCCGTGAAAATGTACGGCGTCGAAGCGGCGGGCGACGGTATCGACACCGGTCGCCATTCCGCGCCGTTATGCGCCGGCCGTCCGGGCGTATTGCACGGCAATCGTACCTATTTGATGGCCGACGACGATGGCGAAATCATCGAAACCCATTCCATCTCCGCCGGATTGGATTATCCCGGCGTCGGTCCCGAGCACTCTTGGTTGAAAGATACCGGCCGCGCCAATTACGTTAATATCACCGATGACGAAGCCTTGGCGGGTTTTCATGCGCTGACGCGGATGGAAGGCATCATTCCGGCCTTGGAGTCCAGCCATGCCTTGGCGTACACCATGAAACTGGCGCCCACCATGCGCAAGGATCAAATCATTATCGTTAATTTGTCCGGACGCGGTGACAAAGACATGCACACCATTATGCAACGCGAGGGGATCAGTTTATGA
- the accD gene encoding acetyl-CoA carboxylase, carboxyltransferase subunit beta, whose translation MSWFEKLVPSVIRTDNSEKKTTVPEGLWNKCPRCDAILFNAELVKNASVCPKCDHHLRINARTRLDLFLDPDGRIEIGAGLKPSDPLKFKDSKSYKDRIKQAQKQSNENDALVVMKGTLKGRGIVAAAFDFTFMGGSMGSVVGERFVRGVNESLASRVPFIVFTASGGARMQESLFSLFQMTKTSAALTRLAEAGIPYISFMTDPTMGGVSASLAMLGDINVAEPDALIGFAGPRVIEQTVREKLPEGFQRSEFLQEHGAIDMIIDRRDMRDKIASILSMLFPHVTQSQAVPEQQADVIESEEFVN comes from the coding sequence ATGAGTTGGTTTGAGAAATTAGTGCCGTCTGTCATTAGAACTGACAATTCGGAAAAAAAGACCACCGTACCGGAAGGCTTGTGGAATAAATGTCCGCGTTGCGACGCGATTTTGTTTAATGCGGAATTGGTTAAAAATGCCAGTGTTTGCCCTAAGTGCGACCATCATTTACGTATCAATGCCCGCACCCGCCTGGATTTATTCCTGGATCCGGACGGCCGGATTGAGATCGGCGCGGGTTTGAAACCCAGCGATCCTTTGAAATTCAAGGACAGCAAAAGCTATAAAGACCGTATTAAACAAGCGCAGAAACAAAGTAACGAGAACGACGCTTTGGTAGTTATGAAAGGCACGCTTAAGGGCCGTGGCATCGTCGCGGCGGCTTTCGATTTTACCTTTATGGGCGGTTCGATGGGTTCCGTGGTCGGCGAACGTTTTGTGCGCGGCGTCAATGAAAGTTTGGCGTCAAGGGTGCCTTTCATCGTGTTTACCGCCAGCGGCGGTGCCAGGATGCAGGAGTCGTTGTTTTCGCTGTTTCAAATGACCAAAACCAGCGCGGCCTTGACCCGTTTGGCGGAAGCCGGCATACCGTATATTTCCTTTATGACCGACCCTACCATGGGCGGCGTATCGGCCAGTTTGGCCATGCTGGGCGATATTAATGTAGCCGAACCGGATGCCTTGATCGGTTTTGCCGGTCCGCGCGTGATCGAACAAACCGTGCGGGAAAAATTGCCCGAGGGTTTCCAGCGCAGCGAATTTCTGCAGGAACACGGCGCCATCGACATGATCATCGATCGCAGAGACATGCGCGATAAAATTGCCAGCATTCTGTCCATGTTGTTTCCGCATGTGACGCAAAGCCAAGCGGTTCCCGAGCAGCAAGCCGACGTTATCGAAAGCGAAGAATTCGTCAATTAG
- a CDS encoding sodium-dependent transporter — translation MTEKTQSIHGQWSSRFAFILAATGSAVGLGNIWKFPYITGENGGGAFVMVYLLCIAVLGIPIMIAEITLGRRGRQSPINTMQTLSEESGVDPRWQYVGWAGMIAGFLILAYYSVIAGWSMAYIVKAFFGNFINSDAEEIQRLFENLMANPVQQIFWHTAFMMATMYFVMQGVQGGLEKAVRFLMPALFVILILLVGYAMSTGAYEQGMNFLFNPDFSKIDADAVLTAMGHAFFTLSLGMGAIMAYGSYLPNHVSIAKTTFFIAGADTVVALLAGIAIFPLVFANNLEASAGPGLIFQTLPLAFGHMSGGWLFGLLFFILLFFAALSSSISLIEPAVAWLVENKNIERHQACVWSGAACWALGVGVVFSFNIWADLKLFDKNLFELLDYLTANLMLPLGGMAIAVFAGWMMKTQHAEQELELPAEGFQAWRFLIKYVSPAAVFLVFLHVLGVL, via the coding sequence ATGACGGAAAAAACCCAATCCATTCACGGCCAATGGTCGTCGCGCTTCGCATTCATTCTGGCCGCCACAGGTTCCGCGGTCGGCCTTGGGAATATCTGGAAATTTCCGTACATCACCGGCGAAAACGGCGGCGGCGCCTTCGTCATGGTCTACTTGCTGTGTATAGCCGTACTCGGCATTCCCATCATGATCGCCGAAATCACGCTGGGCCGGCGCGGCCGGCAAAGCCCGATCAACACGATGCAAACCCTTTCGGAAGAATCAGGCGTCGATCCGCGCTGGCAGTATGTCGGTTGGGCGGGCATGATCGCCGGTTTTTTGATTTTGGCCTATTACAGCGTCATCGCCGGCTGGTCCATGGCGTATATCGTCAAAGCTTTTTTCGGCAACTTTATTAACAGCGACGCGGAAGAGATTCAACGCCTGTTCGAAAATTTGATGGCCAATCCGGTACAACAAATCTTCTGGCACACCGCGTTTATGATGGCAACCATGTATTTCGTCATGCAGGGCGTGCAAGGCGGCCTGGAAAAAGCCGTACGCTTTCTGATGCCGGCCTTATTTGTAATTTTGATTCTGCTGGTGGGTTACGCCATGTCGACCGGCGCCTACGAACAGGGCATGAACTTTTTGTTCAACCCCGACTTCAGCAAGATAGACGCCGACGCGGTACTGACGGCCATGGGCCATGCCTTCTTTACCTTGAGCTTGGGCATGGGCGCCATCATGGCATACGGCTCGTATCTGCCCAACCACGTTTCGATTGCCAAAACCACTTTTTTCATCGCCGGCGCCGACACCGTGGTGGCATTGCTGGCCGGCATCGCCATTTTCCCCTTGGTATTTGCCAATAATCTGGAAGCCAGCGCCGGCCCGGGCCTGATTTTCCAAACCCTGCCGCTGGCTTTCGGCCACATGAGCGGCGGCTGGTTGTTCGGCTTGCTGTTTTTTATCCTGCTGTTTTTCGCCGCGTTGTCCTCCTCTATTTCCTTGATCGAACCCGCCGTGGCCTGGCTGGTGGAAAACAAAAACATAGAACGCCATCAAGCCTGTGTCTGGTCGGGAGCCGCTTGTTGGGCCTTGGGCGTGGGCGTGGTGTTTTCCTTCAATATTTGGGCTGACCTGAAACTGTTCGATAAAAACCTGTTCGAACTGCTCGATTATCTGACCGCCAACCTGATGCTGCCCTTGGGCGGCATGGCCATTGCCGTGTTTGCCGGCTGGATGATGAAAACCCAGCACGCGGAACAAGAACTGGAACTGCCGGCCGAAGGGTTTCAGGCTTGGCGGTTTTTGATCAAATACGTCTCGCCCGCAGCAGTGTTTTTAGTATTTTTGCATGTACTCGGAGTGCTGTAA
- a CDS encoding type II toxin-antitoxin system RatA family toxin gives MVSVVQKSALVKFSAQQMFDLVDDIESYPKFLPWCSGSRVLKREGDIVEGEIQIAKAGFHKSFTTRNRLDRGGKIQISLLDGPFKSLEGFWSFMPLREDACKISLDLEFEIASAFASLAFGPVFNQICNTMINSFTQRAKVVYGE, from the coding sequence ATGGTCTCGGTCGTCCAAAAAAGCGCCCTGGTAAAATTTTCCGCCCAGCAAATGTTCGACTTGGTCGACGACATAGAGTCCTACCCCAAGTTTTTACCCTGGTGCAGCGGCAGCCGGGTTTTAAAGCGGGAAGGCGATATCGTCGAAGGGGAAATCCAAATTGCCAAGGCCGGCTTTCACAAATCCTTCACTACCCGCAACCGGCTGGACCGGGGCGGTAAAATCCAGATCAGCCTGCTGGACGGGCCGTTCAAATCCCTGGAGGGTTTTTGGAGCTTTATGCCGCTGCGCGAAGACGCCTGCAAAATTTCCCTGGATCTGGAATTCGAAATCGCCAGCGCGTTTGCCAGCCTGGCCTTCGGCCCGGTGTTCAACCAAATTTGCAACACCATGATTAACTCCTTTACCCAACGCGCCAAAGTCGTCTATGGCGAATGA
- the smpB gene encoding SsrA-binding protein SmpB: protein MAAKKSKKDSKQTDNTIAVNRQASHEYFIEEQFEAGLVLEGWEVKSLRDGRIQLKESYVDIRRGEAWLCGAHVSPMLSASTHVNPDAVRRKKLLLHRRELSRLIGSVERKGFTLIPLSMYWVRGRAKLKIGLAKGKKLHDKRATAKDKDWQREKARVMKHG, encoded by the coding sequence ATGGCAGCCAAAAAATCCAAAAAGGACAGCAAACAAACCGACAATACCATTGCCGTCAATCGGCAAGCTTCCCACGAATATTTCATAGAAGAACAATTCGAGGCCGGGCTGGTATTGGAAGGCTGGGAAGTGAAAAGTCTGCGCGATGGACGCATCCAGCTTAAGGAAAGTTATGTCGATATTCGGCGTGGCGAGGCTTGGTTGTGCGGTGCGCATGTTTCGCCAATGTTGTCGGCGTCGACCCATGTGAATCCGGATGCGGTGCGGCGAAAAAAATTATTGCTGCACAGACGCGAATTGAGCCGATTGATCGGTTCGGTGGAACGCAAGGGTTTTACCCTGATTCCCTTGTCCATGTATTGGGTAAGAGGACGGGCCAAGCTGAAAATCGGCTTGGCCAAGGGTAAAAAACTGCACGATAAACGCGCCACCGCCAAGGACAAGGATTGGCAGCGCGAAAAGGCGCGGGTCATGAAGCATGGCTAA
- a CDS encoding RnfH family protein — protein MAVEVAYATPQRQAIIAVTLPADSTAEQAIRASGILREFPEIDLSVQEIGIFGSACKRDKTIADGDRVEIYRPLVQDPMEARRNRVRK, from the coding sequence ATAGCCGTGGAAGTCGCCTATGCCACGCCGCAACGGCAAGCCATTATCGCCGTCACCCTGCCCGCCGACAGCACCGCCGAACAAGCTATCCGGGCATCCGGTATATTGCGGGAGTTTCCGGAAATTGATTTATCCGTGCAAGAGATCGGCATATTCGGCTCGGCTTGTAAGAGGGATAAAACAATAGCGGACGGCGACCGGGTGGAGATTTATCGGCCATTAGTACAGGACCCAATGGAGGCTAGGCGGAATCGAGTGCGCAAGTGA
- a CDS encoding DUF2231 domain-containing protein, with product MFDLTNNLLFSVHGGADSGGGVAGAVAGLLSFVEGLLALSPADMFAKLMPGVSALENIHPMFVHFPIALLPLFFLLDVIGTVGGKPDWRRAAGWFLYIGTFFAGLTVVAGLIAAGAVAHGGDVHEIMENHEHLGISVFALAAVLAVWRWLAKGQIAGPANTLYLLSAAILSALLVFTADFGGLMVYKYGVAVEPVAVTNKEAAARHQHGGVAAMPDAPPMTEEEDEESEHQHDHHDHSH from the coding sequence ATGTTTGATCTAACCAATAATTTGCTGTTTTCCGTGCATGGCGGCGCCGATTCGGGCGGCGGCGTGGCGGGTGCCGTGGCGGGTTTGCTGAGTTTTGTGGAAGGACTGTTGGCATTATCGCCGGCGGACATGTTTGCCAAGCTGATGCCGGGTGTATCCGCGCTGGAAAATATACATCCAATGTTCGTGCATTTTCCGATTGCCTTGCTGCCGTTGTTTTTTCTGTTGGATGTCATCGGTACGGTCGGGGGCAAACCCGACTGGCGGCGGGCGGCGGGTTGGTTTTTATATATCGGAACGTTTTTTGCCGGATTGACGGTGGTCGCCGGTCTGATTGCCGCCGGCGCGGTTGCTCATGGCGGCGATGTACATGAAATCATGGAAAATCACGAGCATTTGGGTATTTCGGTGTTTGCGCTGGCTGCGGTGCTGGCGGTTTGGCGTTGGCTGGCCAAAGGGCAAATTGCCGGTCCCGCCAATACCTTATATTTGTTATCCGCCGCCATTTTGTCCGCACTGTTGGTGTTCACGGCCGATTTCGGCGGATTGATGGTTTATAAATACGGTGTGGCGGTAGAGCCGGTGGCCGTAACGAATAAAGAAGCCGCGGCCCGGCACCAACATGGTGGGGTTGCAGCCATGCCCGATGCTCCGCCGATGACAGAGGAAGAAGACGAAGAGTCTGAACATCAGCACGACCATCACGATCACAGTCATTGA
- the trpA gene encoding tryptophan synthase subunit alpha, which produces MSRLANKFAELKTSGRKALIPFITAGDPYPEFTVPMLHEMVAAGADVIELGVPFSDPMADGPVIQRASERALAHKVGLRKVLSMAMEFRKTDQTTPLVLMGYLNPIEMMGYEDFANAAQRADVDGVLTVDLPPEEAVDCVALLRERGIDQIFLLAPNSDAERIAKMDAVGSGYLYYVSLKGVTGAGHLNTEDVKEKLALIRANTGLPVGVGFGVKDADTAKIVANLADGVVVGSALISKIEASLDDPGQARNEIIALLKSMRAAMDS; this is translated from the coding sequence ATGAGCCGCCTTGCCAATAAATTTGCCGAACTTAAAACCTCGGGCCGCAAGGCGCTAATTCCATTTATTACTGCCGGCGACCCGTATCCCGAGTTTACCGTGCCGATGCTGCACGAGATGGTGGCGGCCGGGGCCGACGTGATCGAATTGGGCGTGCCGTTTTCCGATCCGATGGCCGACGGCCCTGTGATCCAGCGCGCCAGCGAACGCGCCTTGGCGCATAAGGTGGGCTTGCGCAAGGTTTTGAGTATGGCCATGGAATTTCGCAAAACCGATCAAACCACGCCGTTGGTATTGATGGGTTATCTGAATCCCATCGAAATGATGGGCTATGAAGATTTTGCCAATGCCGCGCAACGCGCGGATGTCGATGGCGTGTTGACGGTGGATTTGCCGCCCGAAGAAGCCGTGGATTGCGTGGCTTTGCTGCGCGAGCGCGGCATCGATCAGATTTTTCTGCTGGCGCCCAATAGCGACGCCGAACGTATCGCCAAAATGGATGCGGTGGGCAGCGGCTATTTGTATTATGTGTCTTTGAAGGGCGTAACCGGGGCCGGTCATTTGAATACCGAGGACGTCAAGGAAAAACTGGCATTAATCCGGGCCAATACCGGCTTGCCGGTAGGGGTCGGTTTTGGCGTGAAAGATGCCGATACCGCCAAAATCGTCGCCAATTTGGCCGATGGCGTCGTGGTGGGGAGTGCGTTGATCAGCAAAATCGAAGCCAGTCTGGATGATCCCGGGCAGGCGAGAAACGAGATTATTGCCTTGTTGAAATCCATGCGCGCGGCGATGGATAGTTAA
- the folC gene encoding bifunctional tetrahydrofolate synthase/dihydrofolate synthase translates to MARFAALDDWLAWQEQSHPRSIDLGLERVAGVFSRLAVKPKKIPTITVAGTNGKGSCVAFLEAIYRAQGYKVGAYTSPHILRYNERIRVDGQPAADDDICAAFERIDAVRADTSLSYFEFGTLAALDIFSHAGVDVQILEVGLGGRLDAVNIVDADVAIVTTIAIDHVDWLGDTVEAIGREKAGIFRGGMPAVIGDQQVPASLLQTAREKQADIMQIGVAFHYQKQTDNWVWWSDTLKLTDLPIPALQGEHQYRNASAVIMAVTCLQELLPVEQAAIGRGLRETRLSGRFQLIAGETPVLLDVGHNPQAVQTLLSYLRTHFSGVKIHAVFAMMKDKDIPGVLAMMRGRVDQWYLAPLKNPRAAHVELLNRYFQQQDIKNVNKGYADFAGCFEAARGSAQPGELILIFGSFFLVSEYLSQFA, encoded by the coding sequence ATGGCGCGTTTTGCTGCGTTGGATGACTGGCTTGCCTGGCAAGAGCAGTCTCATCCGCGGTCGATTGATTTGGGCTTGGAACGCGTGGCGGGAGTTTTCTCGCGGCTCGCCGTCAAGCCCAAAAAAATCCCCACCATCACGGTTGCGGGAACTAACGGCAAAGGGTCTTGCGTGGCTTTCTTGGAAGCGATATATCGTGCGCAAGGCTATAAGGTGGGAGCCTATACTTCACCGCATATATTGCGTTACAACGAGCGGATTCGGGTCGATGGGCAGCCAGCGGCCGACGATGATATTTGCGCGGCCTTCGAACGTATCGATGCCGTCCGGGCCGATACCAGTTTGAGCTATTTTGAATTCGGTACCTTGGCGGCGTTGGATATCTTTAGCCACGCCGGGGTGGATGTGCAAATTTTGGAAGTCGGTTTGGGCGGACGCCTGGATGCCGTCAATATCGTGGATGCCGATGTCGCCATCGTCACTACCATAGCGATCGATCATGTCGATTGGCTGGGCGATACCGTGGAAGCCATCGGTCGGGAAAAAGCCGGTATTTTTCGCGGTGGCATGCCCGCCGTGATTGGCGACCAACAGGTCCCCGCTTCTTTATTGCAAACCGCCCGGGAAAAGCAGGCCGATATTATGCAAATCGGCGTGGCGTTTCATTATCAAAAGCAAACCGATAACTGGGTATGGTGGTCGGACACGCTAAAATTGACGGACTTGCCGATACCGGCGTTGCAAGGCGAACATCAGTATCGTAATGCATCGGCGGTTATTATGGCCGTGACCTGTTTACAAGAGCTCCTGCCGGTTGAGCAGGCGGCTATTGGTCGGGGGTTGCGGGAAACGCGCTTGAGCGGGCGTTTTCAGCTGATAGCCGGAGAAACGCCGGTATTGTTGGATGTCGGGCACAACCCGCAGGCCGTGCAAACGCTGTTGAGCTATTTGCGGACGCATTTTTCGGGTGTCAAAATTCATGCGGTGTTTGCGATGATGAAGGACAAGGACATTCCCGGCGTGTTGGCTATGATGCGGGGCAGGGTGGATCAATGGTATTTGGCGCCGTTGAAAAATCCGCGTGCCGCGCATGTGGAATTATTGAATCGTTATTTTCAGCAACAAGACATCAAAAACGTGAACAAAGGATACGCTGATTTTGCGGGCTGTTTCGAAGCGGCCCGAGGCTCGGCCCAGCCCGGTGAGTTAATCCTGATTTTCGGTTCCTTTTTTTTGGTGTCCGAGTATTTATCCCAATTTGCCTAG
- a CDS encoding phosphoribosylanthranilate isomerase: MRTRVKICGFTRVEDALAAARLGVDAIGLVFYSQSPRNVSIAKAAAITRALPAFVSVVGLFVDAEPDWVRDVLAEVNIDCLQFHGDESPEECRLYAKPYIKAIRMQPGVDLDDIQAQYADAAGLLLDAYHPGVQGGTGSGFDWELITGKLSLPLILAGGLSPENAALAVQQVRPYALDVSSGVEAGKGVKDAEKMAAFIRKINQTT, translated from the coding sequence ATGCGTACCCGCGTTAAAATCTGCGGCTTTACCCGAGTGGAAGATGCGTTGGCCGCTGCCCGTTTGGGCGTGGATGCGATTGGCTTGGTGTTTTATTCCCAGAGTCCGCGCAACGTTTCAATTGCCAAGGCTGCGGCAATAACCCGGGCGTTGCCGGCTTTTGTCAGCGTGGTGGGCCTGTTTGTGGATGCCGAGCCGGATTGGGTGAGGGATGTGTTGGCCGAGGTCAACATCGATTGCCTGCAGTTTCACGGCGACGAATCGCCTGAAGAGTGCCGGCTTTACGCCAAGCCTTATATCAAGGCAATCCGCATGCAGCCGGGTGTCGATCTGGATGATATCCAAGCGCAATACGCCGACGCGGCCGGATTGTTGCTGGATGCCTATCATCCCGGCGTGCAAGGTGGTACGGGCAGCGGGTTCGACTGGGAGCTGATTACCGGCAAACTGTCGTTACCGCTGATATTGGCGGGCGGATTATCGCCGGAAAACGCGGCGCTGGCTGTGCAGCAAGTCAGGCCGTATGCGCTGGATGTCAGCAGCGGCGTGGAAGCCGGCAAAGGCGTCAAGGATGCGGAAAAAATGGCTGCCTTTATAAGAAAAATTAATCAAACGACTTAA
- a CDS encoding FAD:protein FMN transferase, which yields MKTFPLLLCGLAIATGLAGCGEPGSDIAKFEGFTQGTTYHISYWSETPVDGRALEASVNKVLADIDKNLSNYRPDSVIEVFNHNPSADSQAVGDEIVALIKVAGKVSHASQGCYDLTIKPLFDLWGFQGDALNIPDEAVLQQARAEIGLDKVVVVDDTHLRKPPDVRVDVSSVAQGYSVEKISRIMEERGVHNYLVEIGGELKTHGHKPDGSAWRIAVEKPLPGEQRLLKVLTTPKDQPFAVMTSGTYRHYFDVNGQRYSHILDARTGKPVTHDLVAVTVLHEDPTVADAWSTALLCVGQQQGIQLANAEHLKVLFIQQQGDALVETKSQALEASGLSFE from the coding sequence ATGAAGACTTTCCCCCTATTACTCTGCGGACTGGCAATTGCGACCGGCTTGGCCGGCTGCGGCGAGCCCGGTTCCGATATCGCCAAATTTGAAGGCTTTACCCAAGGCACGACCTATCACATCAGTTACTGGTCGGAAACGCCGGTGGACGGCAGGGCGCTGGAAGCCTCGGTGAATAAAGTCTTGGCGGATATCGATAAAAATTTGTCCAATTACCGGCCGGATTCGGTGATCGAAGTGTTTAACCATAATCCATCGGCCGACAGTCAGGCGGTGGGCGACGAAATTGTGGCATTAATTAAAGTAGCCGGTAAAGTCAGCCATGCCAGTCAGGGTTGTTACGATTTGACCATCAAGCCCTTGTTCGATTTATGGGGTTTTCAAGGCGACGCCTTGAACATACCCGACGAGGCAGTGCTGCAACAAGCCAGGGCGGAAATCGGTCTGGATAAAGTCGTGGTGGTTGACGATACGCATTTGCGAAAGCCGCCTGATGTTCGCGTGGATGTGTCGTCGGTGGCGCAAGGTTACAGCGTGGAAAAAATCAGCCGGATAATGGAAGAGCGGGGCGTGCACAATTATTTGGTTGAGATAGGCGGCGAACTGAAAACCCACGGCCATAAACCGGACGGTTCGGCTTGGCGCATTGCGGTGGAAAAGCCGCTGCCGGGCGAACAGCGTCTGCTGAAAGTATTGACTACGCCCAAGGACCAGCCGTTTGCGGTGATGACCTCGGGAACTTATCGGCACTATTTCGATGTCAATGGGCAGCGCTATAGCCATATTCTGGACGCGCGCACCGGCAAGCCGGTTACCCATGATTTGGTGGCGGTTACCGTGTTGCATGAAGATCCCACCGTTGCCGACGCCTGGTCGACCGCCTTGCTGTGCGTGGGCCAGCAACAAGGCATACAGTTGGCCAATGCCGAGCATCTGAAAGTGCTGTTTATTCAGCAGCAAGGGGATGCTTTAGTGGAAACCAAGTCGCAAGCTTTAGAAGCTAGCGGTCTATCGTTTGAATGA
- a CDS encoding isochorismatase family protein: MANAAPKQAGLLNVEQSLLLIVDVQSRLLEAMPPADAQALSDHSVRMLKAAALLDVPVLLTEQYPKGLGPTAEIVKLSLPANAQCFEKTVFSCCGSAEFNRALHAAAKNQVVIVGQEAHVCVLQTAFDLLRQGFEVFVVEDAVCSRADQHKENALRRMRQAGVGIVNHESVLFEWLRDARHPHFKMISALVR; encoded by the coding sequence ATGGCTAATGCCGCCCCTAAGCAGGCCGGTTTGCTGAACGTTGAGCAAAGCCTGTTGCTGATCGTCGATGTGCAAAGCCGATTGCTGGAGGCGATGCCGCCGGCGGATGCGCAAGCCCTGTCGGACCATTCGGTCAGAATGTTGAAAGCCGCCGCGTTACTGGATGTACCTGTTCTGTTGACCGAGCAATATCCCAAGGGGCTGGGGCCTACGGCCGAAATCGTCAAACTATCGTTGCCCGCGAACGCGCAATGTTTCGAAAAGACGGTATTCTCCTGTTGCGGTAGCGCTGAATTTAATCGGGCCTTGCATGCCGCCGCTAAAAATCAAGTCGTCATTGTCGGGCAGGAAGCGCATGTGTGCGTGTTGCAAACGGCGTTTGACTTGTTGCGGCAAGGTTTCGAGGTGTTTGTGGTTGAGGATGCGGTGTGCTCGAGAGCGGATCAGCATAAGGAAAACGCCCTGCGGCGCATGCGCCAGGCCGGCGTCGGCATCGTCAATCACGAATCGGTATTGTTCGAATGGCTGCGCGATGCGCGGCATCCCCACTTTAAAATGATTTCCGCGCTGGTGCGCTAG